The proteins below come from a single Cannabis sativa cultivar Pink pepper isolate KNU-18-1 chromosome 3, ASM2916894v1, whole genome shotgun sequence genomic window:
- the LOC115711195 gene encoding WAT1-related protein At3g18200 has translation MGKKIELSDNVKLLLALLVLQLCFSGFHIVSRVALNIGVSKVVYPVYRNIIALLLLGPTAYFLEKNERPPLTIPLLVQFFLLALIGITANQGFYLLGLYYASPTFASAMQNSVPAITFVMASAVRIEKINIARRDGLAKILGTVASIGGATVITLYKGPPLLHQAENIHRNTSAVEIPKNTQNWTWGCIYLLGHCLSWAGWMVFQAPVLKKYPAKLSLTSFTCFFGLIQFMIIAAFVETDLEHWKIQSAEEVLTILYAGIISSAVVIALQTWCIQKGGPVFVAVFQPLQTLLVAIMAALILKDQLYAGGIIGATLIMLGLYSVLWGKSRERKVENQKEALTEPLIDPESREKDGANVSDIP, from the exons ATGGGAAAAAAGATTGAATTATCTGATAATGTCAAGCTTCTTTTGGCTTTGCTTGTTCTTCAACTCTGCTTTTCAGGATTTCACATTGTCTCAAGAGTTGCACTCAACATTGGTGTCAGCAAGGTTGTTTACCCTGTTTATAGGAACATCATTGCCTTGCTTTTATTGGGCCCCACTGCTTATTTCTTAGAGAA AAATGAAAGACCACCACTTACTATCCCTTTGTTAGTTCAGTTTTTTCTTCTTGCATTGATTGG AATCACTGCAAATCAAGGTTTTTATCTCTTGGGACTGTACTATGCATCTCCAACTTTTGCTTCAGCAATGCAAAACTCAGTTCCTGCAATCACTTTTGTTATGGCTTCAGCTGTAAG AATCGAGAAAATTAATATCGCAAGGAGAGATGGTTTGGCCAAAATTTTAGGAACCGTTGCAAGTATAGGAGGTGCCACTGTTATAACTCTTTACAAAGGCCCTCCTCTTTTGCATCAGGCAGAGAATATACATCGCAATACATCAGCAGTGGAGATTCCAAAAAACACACAGAACTGGACATGGGGCTGTATATACTTGCTTGGACATTGCTTATCTTGGGCAGGTTGGATGGTCTTTCAG GCTCCTGTGCTTAAGAAGTATCCTGCGAAACTCTCACTTACATCTTTCACGTGCTTCTTCGGATTGATCCAGTTCATGATCATAGCAGCTTTTGTAGAAACAGACTTAGAGCATTGGAAAATTCAATCGGCTGAAGAAGTGCTTACAATTTTATATGCT GGGATTATATCTTCAGCTGTAGTTATAGCCCTTCAGACATGGTGTATCCAGAAAGGTGGCCCTGTATTTGTTGCTGTGTTCCAGCCTCTGCAGACGCTTTTAGTGGCTATTATGGCAGCTCTAATTCTCAAGGATCAGTTATATGCTGGGGG GATTATTGGTGCAACTCTCATCATGCTAGGTCTCTACTCAGTTCTGTGGGGTAAAAGTAGAGAAAGGAAAGTGGAAAACCAAAAGGAAGCATTAACAGAGCCTCTTATTGATCCAGAAagtagagaaaaagatgggGCAAATGTCTCTGATATACCTTGA